CATTATCACGGAATAGTAACATAGAGAAGTGAAAAAGTTGACAGCCTTGGCTAAATAAGCGAGAATGAACCACGAGTTCTTATCTCATATACCCAGCACTAACTATAGAGAATCGATTACGAGGAAAGGGGAACCACATGGAACGCAACCTGCAGGCCTCATCCGCCATCACCCGGCGCAAGGCCGAGCACATTGATATTTGCCTGCAAAAGGATGTGGCCGGGCGCGGCATTGACAGCGGGTGGGGGAATTATCGTTTCGTACACAAAGCACTGCCGGAGATTCGCTTTGCAGACATATCTACTGCCACCCAATTTCTAGGCAAGCCACTCCAGACCCCGCTGCTGGTCAGCTCGATGACCGGCGGCACAGAGGAAGCCTGGCAGTTGAACCGTCTGCTCGCTGAAGCCGCCGAGGCTCACGGGTGGGCGCTCGGTCTTGGCTCGATGCGTGCAGCGCTGGAGCATCCGGAAACAGCCCGCACGTTTTGTGTTCGTCAGTGGGCGCCTTCGATCCCAATCCTCGCGAATTTGGGCGCCGTCCAATTGAATTATGGCGTATCCATTGACGACTGCAGGCAGCTTGTCCAAATGGCCGAAGCAGATGGTCTGGTCCTGCATCTCAATCCGATGCAGGAAATTTTCCAGCCGGACGGGGATACAGATTTCGCAGGACTGCTCGCCAAGATCGAACAGCTATGCAGGCAGCTTGAAGTACCGGTAGGCGTCAAGGAAGTAGGGATGGGGATAGATGCCGATACCGCCCGACAATTGGCTGACGCCGGTGCTGCTTTTATCGATACGGCTGGTGCCGGAGGCACCTCTTGGATTCGAGTGGAAGGCTATCGCTCACCTGAACCGGTCAAGCGGCAGGCAGCCGAAGCATTCGGCGATTGGGGCCTTTCCGCTGCGGATAGCCTCATTCAAGTTCGCCGGGCCCTACCCGCTATGACGATTGCGGCCAGCGGCGGCATTCAGAATGGCGTCGATGCGGCCAAGGCGTTGGCTTTAGGCGCAAACCTGTCAGGCACTGGCCGCGCCTTGCTCAAGGCGGCCGCCGAATCGGAACACAAGCTGGATGAGACTATGGCCCGCTTCACCTTCGAGCTTAAAGCAGCCATGTTCGGAATCGGGGCCGCTGCACTTGGCGAGCTGCAAGCCACCGATCGGCTTATCCATCGCTCCGATTAGCGCCCTGCTCATCGGCAGACATCAGCGCTTCCGCTACCTTCCGAAAGAGGCGAACCCCTTGATGGACAGAGCCCGGCGGCTGATCGTATACAACTGCGGCAATAATATAGCGCGGCTGCTCCACTGGTACATAGCCGGCAAACCAATGGTGCTCCTTCTCTTTATGCGCGCCTGTCTGAGCGGTTCCGCTCTTGCCGGCAGCCGGCCAGCGCATATCCGCCAGCGCCCGTCCGGTCCCCTCATTCACCGCTTTCTCCAGCGCCTTCCTCAGCTGTCGGGCCGTTTGCCTGCTCAATGCATCCCGAACCGGACTCTCCTCTTTGATCCGATATGCGGTAGTGCCATTCGCATACCGGATATCTTTTATAAGCTGCGGTGCGAGCAGCTTGCCATCGTGCAGGATGGGCTGCAGCATGACAGCAGCCTGCAGCGGCGACATGCGCGCATCCCGTTGGCCGATTGCTGTCTGCACCCTTGCTCCTTCATCTTCGGCAAGATGGGGCGCCGCATACAGCAATCCTGCCTGCTCATGATCGAGCAAGCGCAGCGATTCCCCCGAACCGCGCTCCCATACAGGACCGACCTGCTGACCCAGACCGAGCTTCGCTGCGGTTTCTTCAAATTGCTGCGGCGTCAGGGACAGCATGGCCTGGGCAAGCGCTACATTGCACGAATGCGCAATCGCTTCCTCCAGCGTCAGCTTGCCGTGCCCCCCAGTCTTCCAACAGGACAAGCCATACGCGCCAAAGTGACCGTTGCATTCGAACAGGTGGCTGTCTGGAAGCGTCCCATGCTCCCAGACGGCGGCAGCTACAGCGAGCTTCATGATCGAACCGGGAGTTTCCGCGGCAATCGCCCGGTTGCGCCAATCCTCGCCCGCGGGATTGACCTGCAGCGGATGATAGGAGGGTCTGCTTGCCATCACCCGAATATCTCCATCTTTCGCATCCAGCACTACGACTGCGCTGCTATGTGTATGACCGCTCTCATCCATCACCCGCTCGACAGCCAGCTGCTGGCCGCGATCCAAGGTCGTAGTCACTTTCAACGGATAGTACGGATTGGCGCTCGCTTGCATGCGAACCCCCAGTCCTTTCAGCAGCTCGCCGTTTCCGTTCACGTGAACAGCAATTTCCTCCGAAGTGCGTCCGCGAATAATGGGTTCCAGCGTGCGCTCCAAGCCGGAAGCGCCGATCTTCTGATCCGGCCGTACGGTTCCCTTGCGGAGCTCATCCGCATAAAGGGTCTCCAGCATCTGCGGATGCTGGCTGATAAATCCGATGACATGTGCTGCAGGGAACGGAGCCGCATAGCGTAAAGAGTAAGGGACGATTTGGACCCCGACCAGTTGGGCTTGTTCGACAAGCATGCGCTGCTCCTCAGTCATGGCGACAGGCGTTACATCGCCGGACCTCTGCCACAAGAAAGGGACATCCCCCCTCACCGTTGCCGGCTCGCCCAGAATCTCGGCCAGCACCTCAAATCGATCCAGCTCGTCCGAACGGCTTGCATCCCTAACTGGAAACACGGCTGCGGCGTGAATGACCTGCCCGGTCAGCGGTTCCCCGTAACGATCCGCGAAATCCCCTCGGCCATCATGCAGGACGATGGATTGCTCACGCTGGCGAACAGCAGCATGGGTCCAATCGACCGGCGCTGCAAGCTGGATCCATGCTAGTCGGCCGAGCCAAGTCGTCATCACCATCGCAAAAATCAGCAACGTCCAAAATATTCTCTTCGGCTGCATGGAGAGAACCCCCTCATCTTTCGTTCGGCTATCTCCAGCATGTCCATCTTCCATTCTCGCCATAACAGAGAAGCCTGCAAGATCCGGTTCCCCTCAAAATAAAGAAGCTGCCCGCTGGGCAGCTTCTGAAGGAGCAGATCAGTGACGAATCAGCCCCACACACGCTATGCATTTCTATGATCCGAAGGTTAACCCTCAATCTGGAACCGCTGCAATGTTTGCTGCAGTGACTTCGACAGGTTTTCCAGCTTCTCTGCCATCTGAACCAAGCCTTCGCTGGAGCTTAGCTGCTGATTGGAAAGAGAGGCAACCTGCTCGGAAGTGGCCGAAGATTCCTGAGAAACAGCGCTTACACTGGACATCGCTTCCGACAAGGTCATCTGCGACGATTCTAGCGTTTGCAGCGATTGGGTTACGTCATCCAGCTTGCTGATGAAAGATTCCATTTCCACCTTCACCGTACTAAAGAGCTTGTCCGTGTCCTTGACCGAAGCGATTTGCTCCTGGAAGATCGGATAGGCATCGGACAGCACGTCAACGGTCTCTCCAATTTCAGCCTGGATCGTATCCGTGATTTGGCCGACAACGTCGATCGATTGTCTGGATTGATCGGCAAGCTTGCGAATTTCATCTGCAACAACCATAAAGCCTTTGCCCGCCGTACCTGCTCTTGCAGCCTCGATGGTCGCATTCAAGGACAAGATGTTCGTCTGCTTCGCTATGGCATTCAGCATGTCCAAAATTTTCCGAATGGAGTCGGTGCTTTCCTTCAGCTTGTCTACCTTTTCTACCATCGATCGGGTCATTCGCTCGGTTTGCTCCGTCTTGCCGATCAGCTCTGTCATCGTGCCAGTTCCTTGCTCGCTGACGCCTCTGACGTTATGGGCTGCCTTGCCCATCTCCATATTCGCTTCGACGACCCGGCCCATTTGTTCGCCTAGCTCAATCGTGATGCCGTTCCCCTTCTCCGCTTCCATCGCGAGCGTGGAAGCGCCAGAGGCAATCTGCTCCGTCGCCATGGAAATCTCCCTGGAGGAAATGGCCGTTTGCTTGGATACATTAGACAGCTCCGTCGCCGTCTCCAGCACGTCAAGAGCAGACTGATTTGTCTGCTTCACAAGCAAGGAAATCTGTTCCATCATGCGGTTGAAGCTTTCGCCCAACTGGCCGATTTCGTCCTTGCTGCGGATGGAGGTGCGTACAGACAGATTGCCCTGCTCGCCCTCATTCATCAAGTTCCGCAAGCTGACAAGCGGACGCGCAATTAGCCGCACCATAATGTATCCGACGCCGACTGCAACAAGAACCGCGGCGCCAATGATGAACGTCGTCGCCATCAAGATTCTGTTGGCGTCCTCCGTCAATTCCGCAATCGGTACAGATCCGACCAAGAACCAGTCATTGTTGGCTGCTCGAAATTTGTCATGGATAATCAGGTTGCCGTGATTCTCATAGGAATACGGACGTGTAACCACCTCTCCGTCTTCCCGAGCCAGCTCAATATCCTCGAGCACAGTGCCTATCAATTCTTGATTCTCACTATATATAAGCTCGTTATTCTCGTTCATGATGTACTTGACTCCGCTGTCGCCCAGCTGCAGATTGGCCAAATGCTGTCTGAACGCAGAAGCTTTAATCTCGATCATCAGAACGCCGGTGTCCGTATTGGTGGAAGTGGTGCGAATCAGCCGCGCCAGTCCGAATGTCGCTTCCTGGCTGTTCCCCATTACACCGCCAACCATCGTGTTCAACCAGATCACATCTCCGGTTTCCAACGCGTGCTGGAACCACTCTTTCTCTGCGATGCCGCCTGCATTGGCTGCCGTTACGCTGCCGCCGGATGAGATCGTGTTGCCGTTCGTATCAAAGTAAAAGATAGAATGCAGCTCGTTATTGGACATCGTCATGCCATTCAGCTTGTTATCCAACGAGGACTTCATCTCATACATGGCAAAATTGTCATCCGTACCCCTGTGAATGTTCGATATCGTTGTCTGAATTTCAGCATCCGTCAGAAATTGCAAGGAAAGTTCAGTGTATTTGCCCAGCACCAAATCCATCTTTTCCTTCGCCTGTACAATCGCTTGCCGCGAAAATTCAGAAACCTGGTCCGTAATGGTATCCTTGGACATCAGATAGGAGGAAAATCCGGAGATCGACACCAGGATAATCGTGCTGACAAAAAAGAGTATGAATAGCTTGGCACCTACGGAACGTGCCGGGTTCAATGAAAAGGTGCGCTTGCCCTTAGGCGCATTATGTATAGGCTTGCTCTTGCGTTCTCTTTCTGTCTGATGCGGATTGCTGCTTGATGGTAACGCTTTCTTATCTGGCCTTGAAACAGATGCGATCCGTTGTGTCAACTGTTTCCATAGCTTCATGCTCTGCACCCCTTCGCTGAAATAATACAAGGAATCATGTCTTCTGGTACAAGTCATTATTCGACAAAAAAGACATGATTCCTCCATGATTATTTTTTCGATTTTTTCGACATGAATTTTTTGCGGAGCATATCCATCGGTTGAACGGGTCCTTCCATTCTCAGACGCAGCTTCTGCAACGGGTGCCGGGCAGCGTCCAGCGTGTTGCCCTCTTCATCATAGATCGCATCCACCGTTTGCCGGAAGCGGACGCCATCCGGACTGAACACCTCAAGCTCTGTCCCGGGCTTGAAATAATTGCGCTGTTCAACCAGCGCCATTCCTGTAGCGGCGTCATATTCCAGCACGATACCGGCGAAATCGTATGGCGCCTGCTTGTCCTCTTCGTGATAGATGTGCTCCTTGGCGCCCGGAACCTGGAAGAAGAAGCCCTCATTGAGCGGACGATTGGCTGCCTTGTGAATTTCCTCCAGCCATTCCGGCTTCAGCTTGTAATTGTCAGGA
The sequence above is drawn from the Xylanibacillus composti genome and encodes:
- a CDS encoding methyl-accepting chemotaxis protein, which codes for MKLWKQLTQRIASVSRPDKKALPSSSNPHQTERERKSKPIHNAPKGKRTFSLNPARSVGAKLFILFFVSTIILVSISGFSSYLMSKDTITDQVSEFSRQAIVQAKEKMDLVLGKYTELSLQFLTDAEIQTTISNIHRGTDDNFAMYEMKSSLDNKLNGMTMSNNELHSIFYFDTNGNTISSGGSVTAANAGGIAEKEWFQHALETGDVIWLNTMVGGVMGNSQEATFGLARLIRTTSTNTDTGVLMIEIKASAFRQHLANLQLGDSGVKYIMNENNELIYSENQELIGTVLEDIELAREDGEVVTRPYSYENHGNLIIHDKFRAANNDWFLVGSVPIAELTEDANRILMATTFIIGAAVLVAVGVGYIMVRLIARPLVSLRNLMNEGEQGNLSVRTSIRSKDEIGQLGESFNRMMEQISLLVKQTNQSALDVLETATELSNVSKQTAISSREISMATEQIASGASTLAMEAEKGNGITIELGEQMGRVVEANMEMGKAAHNVRGVSEQGTGTMTELIGKTEQTERMTRSMVEKVDKLKESTDSIRKILDMLNAIAKQTNILSLNATIEAARAGTAGKGFMVVADEIRKLADQSRQSIDVVGQITDTIQAEIGETVDVLSDAYPIFQEQIASVKDTDKLFSTVKVEMESFISKLDDVTQSLQTLESSQMTLSEAMSSVSAVSQESSATSEQVASLSNQQLSSSEGLVQMAEKLENLSKSLQQTLQRFQIEG
- a CDS encoding peptidoglycan D,D-transpeptidase FtsI family protein — protein: MQPKRIFWTLLIFAMVMTTWLGRLAWIQLAAPVDWTHAAVRQREQSIVLHDGRGDFADRYGEPLTGQVIHAAAVFPVRDASRSDELDRFEVLAEILGEPATVRGDVPFLWQRSGDVTPVAMTEEQRMLVEQAQLVGVQIVPYSLRYAAPFPAAHVIGFISQHPQMLETLYADELRKGTVRPDQKIGASGLERTLEPIIRGRTSEEIAVHVNGNGELLKGLGVRMQASANPYYPLKVTTTLDRGQQLAVERVMDESGHTHSSAVVVLDAKDGDIRVMASRPSYHPLQVNPAGEDWRNRAIAAETPGSIMKLAVAAAVWEHGTLPDSHLFECNGHFGAYGLSCWKTGGHGKLTLEEAIAHSCNVALAQAMLSLTPQQFEETAAKLGLGQQVGPVWERGSGESLRLLDHEQAGLLYAAPHLAEDEGARVQTAIGQRDARMSPLQAAVMLQPILHDGKLLAPQLIKDIRYANGTTAYRIKEESPVRDALSRQTARQLRKALEKAVNEGTGRALADMRWPAAGKSGTAQTGAHKEKEHHWFAGYVPVEQPRYIIAAVVYDQPPGSVHQGVRLFRKVAEALMSADEQGANRSDG
- the fni gene encoding type 2 isopentenyl-diphosphate Delta-isomerase; its protein translation is MERNLQASSAITRRKAEHIDICLQKDVAGRGIDSGWGNYRFVHKALPEIRFADISTATQFLGKPLQTPLLVSSMTGGTEEAWQLNRLLAEAAEAHGWALGLGSMRAALEHPETARTFCVRQWAPSIPILANLGAVQLNYGVSIDDCRQLVQMAEADGLVLHLNPMQEIFQPDGDTDFAGLLAKIEQLCRQLEVPVGVKEVGMGIDADTARQLADAGAAFIDTAGAGGTSWIRVEGYRSPEPVKRQAAEAFGDWGLSAADSLIQVRRALPAMTIAASGGIQNGVDAAKALALGANLSGTGRALLKAAAESEHKLDETMARFTFELKAAMFGIGAAALGELQATDRLIHRSD